Proteins found in one Chitinivibrionales bacterium genomic segment:
- a CDS encoding DUF362 domain-containing protein has translation MSKSKVAIVRTSPETVLDDYHRVMNLAGYRKHIDKSVDTALKINISWHFFFPGSSTTPWQLDGVIRTMKRDGYDPSLIHGCHNRTVVIDAHLGERENKQINVVKAHGLRNIHLYENEEWINIRDAVGDLADTFLCLNEVYPKGFMIPKRFIGENIIHLPTIKTHIFTTMTGAMKNAFGGLLNEKRHWTHPVIHETLVDLLMVQQKIHKGLFAVMDGTFAGDGPGPRCMMPSIKNILLASKDQVAIDAVAAHLMGFDPLRDVQFIRLAHEHGLGCGDIKEIEIAGDSKVMDNPWNFVGPYKKMTFASKMQHKIYWGPLKKPLEWTLKTVLAPWSYIASVVYHDFYWFPTHLKRINQILKSRWGRLFHNWDNVAIPPDDLKTKGWTDVGKEPLELHPKSLKLMHKSVKILGTAIKEAPEFSSKRRRKSSAMPGKQD, from the coding sequence ATGAGCAAATCGAAAGTTGCGATAGTCCGGACCTCTCCGGAGACGGTTCTTGATGATTATCATCGGGTAATGAACCTTGCGGGGTACCGGAAACATATTGATAAAAGTGTCGATACTGCACTGAAAATTAATATCAGCTGGCATTTCTTTTTCCCCGGAAGCTCCACGACACCCTGGCAGCTTGACGGTGTTATACGGACAATGAAACGCGACGGCTACGATCCATCGCTGATTCACGGATGTCATAATCGTACTGTTGTTATCGATGCCCATCTTGGAGAGCGGGAAAACAAGCAGATCAACGTTGTGAAGGCCCATGGCCTCCGGAATATTCATCTGTACGAAAACGAAGAATGGATCAATATCCGGGATGCGGTTGGCGATCTTGCCGATACGTTCCTCTGCCTCAACGAGGTTTATCCCAAGGGGTTTATGATTCCCAAACGGTTTATTGGTGAAAATATAATCCACCTTCCCACGATCAAAACCCATATATTCACCACCATGACCGGTGCGATGAAAAATGCCTTTGGCGGTCTGCTGAACGAAAAACGCCACTGGACCCATCCGGTGATCCACGAAACCCTGGTTGATCTTCTCATGGTCCAGCAGAAAATCCATAAAGGGCTCTTTGCGGTCATGGATGGCACTTTTGCCGGTGACGGCCCCGGGCCGCGGTGCATGATGCCCTCTATTAAAAATATCCTTTTAGCGTCAAAAGATCAGGTCGCTATCGACGCCGTTGCCGCTCATCTCATGGGATTCGATCCCCTCAGGGATGTTCAATTCATTCGTTTGGCCCACGAGCATGGTCTGGGATGCGGCGATATCAAAGAGATCGAAATAGCCGGGGACAGCAAAGTGATGGATAACCCGTGGAATTTTGTGGGGCCCTATAAAAAAATGACCTTTGCAAGCAAAATGCAGCATAAAATCTACTGGGGCCCGCTTAAAAAACCCCTTGAATGGACACTCAAAACAGTCCTTGCCCCTTGGTCATATATCGCCAGTGTGGTCTACCACGATTTCTACTGGTTCCCGACCCATCTCAAACGGATCAACCAGATCCTTAAAAGCAGGTGGGGGAGACTCTTCCATAACTGGGACAATGTTGCAATCCCGCCCGATGATCTCAAAACAAAGGGCTGGACCGATGTGGGCAAGGAACCCCTTGAACTCCATCCCAAAAGTCTGAAACTGATGCATAAGTCGGTAAAGATCCTGGGAACCGCAATCAAAGAAGCCCCGGAGTTTTCCTCAAAGAGAAGGCGCAAATCATCAGCTATGCCCGGCAAGCAGGATTGA
- a CDS encoding ABC transporter permease — translation MRRIFDNIAETFGASARLSIEMIGNLGIFFCRTIFARWRYGAIVEQMYHIGVMSLPMVMLVSICVGGISAITYVSITDALHPAPSLMGKMVSTTVFIDLGPALIGLILAGRIAAKITAELGIMRVTEQIDALTILSLDPYSYLILPRIAAGFFMAPVFFVAGSLVSIVSSQIFASLTMGLSSSVFYNGMKYGFTLQSMFTGIVKVVIFTVINTLVGCYYGYSTTGGAIGVGLFTRDAVVASCVLIIVANMIVSALLL, via the coding sequence ATGCGTAGAATTTTCGACAATATTGCTGAAACCTTCGGCGCCAGTGCCCGATTATCAATAGAGATGATCGGAAATCTGGGCATTTTCTTCTGCCGGACCATTTTTGCTCGATGGCGGTATGGCGCTATAGTCGAGCAGATGTATCATATCGGCGTGATGTCCCTTCCCATGGTTATGCTGGTGAGTATCTGCGTGGGCGGTATTTCAGCGATTACCTATGTGAGTATTACCGATGCGCTCCACCCGGCGCCGTCACTGATGGGCAAGATGGTGAGTACGACAGTGTTTATCGACCTGGGGCCGGCGTTGATCGGCTTGATTCTTGCCGGACGAATTGCCGCCAAAATCACCGCCGAGCTTGGGATTATGCGTGTCACCGAGCAGATCGATGCACTGACTATTCTATCCCTGGATCCTTACAGCTATCTCATACTCCCCCGCATTGCGGCGGGTTTTTTCATGGCCCCGGTTTTCTTTGTCGCCGGCTCGCTGGTATCCATTGTGTCATCCCAGATCTTTGCTTCCCTGACCATGGGTTTGAGTTCGTCGGTATTCTACAACGGCATGAAATACGGATTCACTCTCCAGTCGATGTTTACCGGTATTGTCAAGGTTGTCATTTTTACGGTTATCAATACCCTGGTCGGATGCTATTATGGCTATTCGACTACCGGCGGGGCAATCGGTGTTGGACTATTTACCCGCGATGCCGTGGTAGCATCCTGCGTGCTTATTATCGTGGCGAATATGATTGTTTCGGCCTTGCTGTTGTAA
- a CDS encoding carbohydrate kinase translates to MSRYHIAVIDVGKTNKKVLIFDDSLTIVDSVYENFEEKVEEGIHFEAVEEMTRWFKERLKEFSSKYDIKALSVTTHGATVVCIDKNGNIAVPPVAYTTETDEKFQKDFYSTFGTPEALQEKTATAPIGSLINPGKKIYFLQQTYPDQFKNVHMILGYPQYFGYVFTGNYGAEPTYVGCHTYLFDFENKKYSEVADKLGITDKLASDISKSWEVLGTISEKTSQETGLSTDCIVTMGIHDSNSSLLPFLIKGYTDFVLNSTGTWCVAMHPTSEIGFEQDELGKLVFYNLDAFYNPVKTSIFMGGMEYETYLEILQKTTGTKHHPDLDAARYRKIIAEKKLFILPSVAKGTGIFPTAVPKVVEDGKEYLLSDITEGKAVPEFFKDYETACAVCILSLAIQTKAALGMTGYDGKGTIFTEGGFWKNAPYNALLTGLYPDSRVALTQMQEATAFGAAILGKAALDKTTPMESSNAFEIEINKVEPVTFEGIDQYTEAFMELL, encoded by the coding sequence ATGTCTCGCTATCACATTGCAGTAATCGATGTCGGGAAAACCAACAAGAAAGTTTTGATTTTCGATGACTCGCTTACCATTGTCGATTCGGTGTATGAAAACTTTGAGGAAAAGGTCGAAGAGGGTATTCATTTTGAAGCTGTTGAAGAGATGACCCGATGGTTCAAGGAGCGTCTCAAAGAGTTTTCGTCGAAATATGATATCAAGGCGCTTTCGGTTACGACTCATGGAGCGACGGTTGTATGCATCGACAAGAATGGAAATATTGCGGTTCCGCCGGTTGCCTATACGACCGAAACAGACGAGAAATTCCAGAAAGATTTTTACTCGACCTTCGGGACTCCGGAAGCACTTCAGGAGAAAACCGCTACTGCCCCGATCGGAAGCTTGATCAATCCCGGAAAAAAGATCTATTTCCTTCAACAGACCTATCCCGATCAGTTTAAAAATGTTCATATGATCTTAGGTTATCCCCAATATTTCGGCTATGTATTTACCGGTAATTATGGTGCAGAACCGACCTATGTGGGATGTCACACTTATCTTTTCGATTTTGAAAACAAGAAATACTCCGAGGTCGCCGACAAACTCGGAATTACCGACAAACTTGCCTCTGATATTTCGAAATCGTGGGAAGTTTTAGGCACAATCAGCGAGAAAACCTCGCAGGAGACCGGTCTGTCGACCGATTGTATCGTAACGATGGGAATTCATGATTCAAATTCGTCGCTTCTCCCCTTTCTTATCAAAGGCTATACCGATTTCGTACTCAATTCGACCGGCACCTGGTGCGTTGCCATGCATCCGACCAGCGAAATCGGGTTCGAGCAGGATGAACTCGGCAAGCTTGTGTTCTACAATCTCGATGCCTTTTACAATCCGGTAAAGACTTCGATTTTCATGGGCGGTATGGAATACGAAACCTATCTGGAAATTCTTCAGAAAACCACCGGAACGAAACATCACCCGGATCTCGATGCAGCACGGTACCGAAAGATTATTGCGGAAAAAAAGCTTTTCATTCTTCCCTCGGTTGCAAAGGGAACCGGTATTTTCCCTACCGCAGTGCCGAAAGTGGTGGAGGATGGGAAAGAATACCTCCTGTCCGATATCACTGAAGGGAAAGCCGTTCCTGAATTTTTCAAAGATTATGAAACCGCATGTGCGGTCTGCATTCTCTCTCTGGCGATCCAGACAAAGGCAGCCCTTGGCATGACCGGCTACGACGGCAAAGGGACAATCTTTACTGAAGGCGGATTCTGGAAAAACGCTCCCTACAATGCCCTTTTGACCGGACTCTATCCCGATTCGCGGGTTGCCTTAACGCAGATGCAGGAAGCTACCGCTTTTGGTGCGGCGATTTTAGGAAAGGCTGCGCTGGATAAAACCACGCCCATGGAAAGCAGCAACGCTTTTGAAATCGAGATCAACAAGGTAGAGCCGGTGACTTTTGAGGGTATCGATCAGTATACCGAGGCATTTATGGAGTTGTTGTAA
- a CDS encoding YfhO family protein gives MAKKKRIEPRTPKADQPKSIVRQNDYLKYLPLLLIPLFIIFYHKLLFGMAFLWEDILYQGYPNVNFAVSSLKEFRFPFWTPYIFGGMPFASDPQTIILYPPSWLLFLVSMISEPGGITYTWFILLHILLLGIGTYLLSIHLGFHRMASLFVAIAFMFSGYVSLHIMHTFVYVMAWFPFVFLFLDKAFNSGSIIHVLLAGLFYGISTLGGYPQYSMWCAYFLLFWSLFRAFEKSPRKWQAYAQHLVMFGITAGLGLAMAAIQYLPAFEHMAASVRETMTFEQSVQGSTPFSYLLTLLSPKFFGHVTGDRSAGSPFWAFEGQSHFFWETSLFCGLGTLFLALRAVIDIKINKRVLFLSILGFILMLLALGEHTPLYRVVFTIVPGFNKFRIPGRFAFFFSFCLILLAGIGMSKLIKRNEKKDRQYLIAVSVLAGVIALFSFLFLAGAFDTSSRYFAHEQVLSQSKNSVALTLGMTVVVMILLVGMIRTSQRGLLGFFLAMLVFIELYNYGSSFGGGTMNPKAFYRRFNLRPFKQELTQEKFRIQSRLYRGPGEGQMMLPRNLGNVEEIPLTEGYNQLRLTRYNELLYKVDIEPGQKLFNIRYRKMPDQFQFERLSTAPRFYLSTSYKVCSSIDDVISYINSDNFGVGKDIALEEEPAIAITPREDASGTVRLIEENPNRIELEVTADQPMLLSASEVYYPAWKASIDGKKTELYPANLLFRAIAVPEGTHRVVMKYQSSAFTKGMLLSLISLLFICVGIFGKRFLPKRLYEPWIF, from the coding sequence ATGGCAAAAAAGAAACGTATTGAACCCCGGACTCCCAAAGCAGACCAACCGAAAAGTATTGTAAGGCAAAACGATTATCTGAAATACCTTCCCTTGCTGCTGATACCGCTGTTCATAATTTTTTATCACAAGCTATTGTTCGGCATGGCTTTTTTATGGGAAGACATTCTTTATCAGGGATATCCGAATGTTAATTTCGCCGTCTCCTCATTGAAGGAATTCCGGTTTCCTTTCTGGACCCCCTATATATTCGGCGGCATGCCCTTTGCCTCCGACCCGCAGACCATAATTCTCTACCCGCCGTCATGGCTGCTTTTCCTGGTTTCCATGATTTCGGAGCCGGGCGGGATTACCTACACCTGGTTTATTCTGCTGCATATTCTTCTTCTGGGCATCGGGACCTATCTGTTGTCGATTCACCTGGGTTTCCACCGTATGGCTTCGCTCTTTGTTGCGATCGCCTTTATGTTCTCGGGCTATGTTTCACTTCATATCATGCATACCTTTGTATACGTGATGGCCTGGTTTCCCTTTGTCTTTCTGTTTCTCGATAAAGCATTCAATTCGGGAAGCATTATCCATGTGCTTTTAGCCGGGCTTTTCTACGGAATATCCACCCTTGGCGGGTATCCGCAGTATTCCATGTGGTGTGCCTACTTTCTTTTGTTCTGGTCGCTGTTCAGGGCTTTTGAAAAGAGTCCCCGCAAATGGCAGGCCTATGCACAGCATCTGGTAATGTTTGGAATAACCGCAGGCCTTGGCCTGGCCATGGCCGCGATCCAGTACCTTCCGGCATTCGAACACATGGCAGCAAGCGTCCGTGAGACCATGACATTTGAACAATCGGTACAGGGATCTACCCCCTTTTCCTATTTACTGACACTTCTTTCACCGAAATTTTTCGGTCATGTTACCGGCGACCGTTCGGCGGGATCTCCATTCTGGGCCTTTGAGGGCCAGTCCCATTTTTTCTGGGAGACTTCGCTGTTCTGCGGCTTGGGCACCCTCTTTCTGGCCCTGCGTGCAGTAATTGACATTAAGATCAACAAACGGGTTCTCTTTCTGTCCATACTGGGATTTATCCTGATGCTCCTTGCCCTGGGCGAGCATACGCCGCTGTACCGGGTTGTGTTTACGATCGTTCCCGGATTCAATAAATTCAGAATACCCGGACGTTTTGCTTTTTTCTTTTCCTTCTGCCTGATCCTTCTTGCAGGAATCGGCATGAGCAAGCTTATCAAAAGGAATGAAAAAAAGGACCGGCAGTACCTGATCGCCGTATCGGTACTGGCAGGGGTTATCGCACTCTTCTCCTTTCTTTTCTTAGCCGGTGCATTCGACACAAGTTCACGGTATTTCGCGCACGAACAGGTGCTGTCGCAATCGAAAAATTCGGTGGCACTCACTCTCGGCATGACAGTGGTTGTGATGATTTTACTGGTCGGCATGATCAGAACCTCGCAACGGGGGCTTCTCGGATTCTTTCTTGCCATGCTGGTCTTTATCGAGCTTTACAACTACGGAAGCTCATTCGGTGGGGGCACAATGAATCCCAAGGCGTTCTATCGGCGGTTCAATCTGCGGCCGTTCAAGCAGGAGCTTACACAGGAGAAATTCCGTATCCAAAGCCGGCTGTACCGCGGCCCCGGTGAGGGCCAGATGATGCTTCCCCGCAATCTGGGCAATGTGGAAGAGATTCCGCTCACTGAAGGATACAACCAGCTCCGCCTGACCCGGTATAACGAGCTTCTATACAAGGTGGATATCGAACCCGGGCAGAAGCTTTTCAATATCAGATATCGGAAAATGCCCGACCAGTTCCAGTTCGAGCGCCTGAGCACTGCGCCACGATTCTATTTGTCGACATCCTACAAGGTCTGCTCTTCGATAGATGATGTTATCTCGTATATAAACTCGGATAATTTTGGGGTAGGCAAGGATATCGCCCTTGAGGAGGAGCCCGCCATTGCAATTACCCCCCGTGAAGATGCATCGGGGACCGTTCGCTTGATCGAGGAAAATCCCAACCGGATCGAACTGGAGGTAACGGCCGATCAGCCTATGCTTCTTTCGGCAAGCGAGGTATACTATCCTGCCTGGAAAGCCTCTATCGACGGAAAAAAAACAGAGCTCTATCCGGCCAACCTTCTGTTCCGAGCCATTGCCGTGCCCGAGGGAACACACCGGGTGGTTATGAAATATCAGTCTTCTGCTTTTACAAAAGGAATGCTGCTGTCACTTATATCTCTGCTTTTTATTTGTGTGGGTATTTTCGGGAAGAGATTTCTTCCGAAAAGGTTGTACGAGCCATGGATATTTTGA